Proteins from a genomic interval of Arachis hypogaea cultivar Tifrunner chromosome 10, arahy.Tifrunner.gnm2.J5K5, whole genome shotgun sequence:
- the LOC112718182 gene encoding protein DOWNSTREAM OF FLC, producing the protein MMMGMNKLVVLVLVSLSFAFATEACHVKGRVYCDTCRFGFETKATFYIPGATVAIQCKNKKTMKVEYYTEVKTDNTGTYGIEVDKEFNEHNCESVLVHSPVLGCNKADPGRSKATLVLSHYKNGLLNHVHYANNLGFLKDEALPQCQQLLKYYFSDV; encoded by the exons ATGATGATGGGAATGAATAAgttggtggtgttggtgttggtatcCCTCTCTTTCGCTTTTGCAACAGAAGCTTGCCATGTCAAAGGCAGAGTTTATTGTGATACCTGCCgttttggttttgaaactaaGGCCACCTTCTACATTCCAG GTGCAACGGTGGCAATTCAGTGCAAAAACAAGAAGACAATGAAAGTAGAGTATTACACGGAAGTTAAAACAGACAACACTGGAACATACGGAATTGAGGTTGACAAAGAGTTCAATGAGCACAATTGTGAGAGTGTTCTTGTTCACAGCCCAGTGTTGGGGTGCAACAAAGCAGACCCAGGGCGTAGCAAGGCCACCTTGGTGCTGTCCCACTATAAAAATGGCCTACTCAACCATGTCCACTATGCTAATAACCTTGGTTTCTTGAAGGATGAGGCATTGCCTCAGTGCCAACAACTCCTCAAATACTACTTCTCAGATGTTTGA